From Doryrhamphus excisus isolate RoL2022-K1 chromosome 22, RoL_Dexc_1.0, whole genome shotgun sequence, one genomic window encodes:
- the gdf10b gene encoding growth/differentiation factor 10b, producing the protein MRFFHFAFSMETFPTGSAMAKWFIQTLHVLMILEPTWSKMSEDAGEAVRKSGRAASERSVFTHGSTSSGDMVSVSMFKVYERYSKETSSHKEGNTVRSFTSVPRMLHGKEMFQFNLSSLQDSEVILSASFHFFYKRQHQRLGCFRRPHRPSAAIHRHPLVLFHGLFPNSASATLLGNMTLSSMKKGAWQSADVTSIVRKGRDVKDQVIMVESDLLLGAVQHRSPNDQERLSENMPFIILYADDQAINDPNSVAATLQRYGPFTVKEDSTASSSRIRRELHLQIQTNDIPEVQFSTLKNHELWQSTYFPAKSKTKSGRKQNQKDRESLSKHQVLSFDERTMKKARRRQWSEPRVCSRRYLRVDFADIGWNEWVLAPKSFDAYYCAGSCGFPIPKVVRPSNHATIQSIVRAVGIVPGIPEPCCVPEKMSPLSVLFLDPDRNMVLKVYPGMSVDTCACR; encoded by the exons ATGCGCTTTTTTCATTtcgcattttctatggaaactTTCCCCACCGGATCAGCCATGGCAAAATGGTTTATCCAAACATTGCATGTACTGATGATCCTGGAGCCCACTTGGAGTAAAATGTCTGAGGATGCGGGAGAAGCCGTGCGTAAAAGTGGTCGTGCAGCGTCGGAGCGGAGCGTCTTTACGCACGGAAGCACCAGCAGCGGGGACATGGTCTCCGTCAGTATGTTTAAAGTCTACGAGAGGTACAGCAAGGAGACGAGCAGCCACAAGGAGGGAAACACCGTGAGAAGCTTCACATCCGTCCCGA GAATGTTGCATGGAAAAGAAATGTTCCAGTTCAACCTATCGTCCCTCCAAGACTCAGAGGTCATCCTCTCCGCCTCCTTCCACTTCTTCTACAAACGTCAACACCAACGTTTGGGGTGTTTCCGAAGACCCCACCGCCCGTCCGCCGCCATCCACCGTCACCCTTTGGTTCTCTTCCATGGATTGTTTCCAAATTCTGCTTCCGCGACGCTTCTTGGAAACATGACTCTGAGCTCCATGAAGAAAGGAGCTTGGCAGTCAGCGGATGTGACGAGCATAGTGAGAAAAGGCAGGGATGTGAAAGATCAGGTCATCATGGTGGAATCTGATTTGCTTTTAGGAGCGGTGCAACACAGGAGTCCAAACGACCAGGAACGCCTCTCGGAAAATATGCCTTTCATTATTCTCTATGCTGATGACCAAGCTATAAATGACCCTAACAGCGTGGCGGCCACCCTCCAGAGGTATGGACCCTTCACAGTGAAAGAGGATTCAACTGCATCATCTTCAAGAATCCGGAGAGAGCTCCATCTCCAGATACAAACCAACGACATCCCAGAGGTCCAGTTCAGCACCCTAAAGAACCACGAGCTGTGGCAAAGCACCTACTTCCCTGCCAAATCGAAGACCAAATCAGGAAGGAAGCAGAACCAGAAGGATCGCGAGTCCCTCAGCAAACACCAGGTGCTGAGTTTTGATGAGAGGACGATGAAGAAGGCGAGGAGGAGACAGTGGAGCGAGCCCAGAGTTTGCTCGCGGCGCTACCTCAGGGTAGACTTTGCTGACATTGGATGGAACGAGTGGGTTTTAGCACCAAAGTCGTTTGACGCCTACTACTGCGCTGGATCCTGTGGATTCCCGATCCCTAAG GTGGTACGACCTTCCAATCACGCCACAATCCAGAGCATCGTCAGAGCTGTGGGAATCGTGCCGGGTATTCCAGAACCGTGCTGCGTACCAGAAAAGATGAGTCCTCTCAGTGTGCTTTTCCTGGATCCTGATCGGAATATGGTACTCAAGGTTTACCCGGGCATGTCTGTGGATACGTGTGCCTGTCGGTAG
- the gdf2 gene encoding growth/differentiation factor 2 — MYNSRTFLFQVCLSLLLSTGSCTCKPIGNVSQSHEVLEGFYFQQSEEDLLEEEDMDSRMEDFLGTMKEDFLRKLNLSDVPQEHGKIDPPQFMMELYNKYASDSTAIPQSDVIRSFSVQDITHSESRHRMLFNISIPSHERITTAELQLFFLLNGRSEAASHGFKTSVNVYKADYRDRKSTPQLLASKELSSSQNVWATLDVTLAIQNGIMSGHGITALDVVVHGNGCGGGTGDTGLMLSASLGDNTSAALIVFSDDLSSRRREAKKELREMILHEEDAIFHAGTEWNTENRLTNHIPETQHRRKRRKAEREYCRRTSLKVNFKDIGWDRWIVAPPEYDAFECRGLCYHPLTDESTPSKHALIQTLMNIRNPKKANMACCVPIKLDPITVMYQENGRLTIRHLYEEMKVAECGCR; from the exons atgtacaattccAGAACGTTCTTATTTCAGGTGTGTTTGAGTCTGCTGCTTTCTACAGGCTCCTGCACCTGCAAGCCAATCGGTAATGTCAGCCAAAGCCACGAGGTCCTTGAGGGGTTTTATTTCCAGCAATCAGAGGAGGATCTTCTGGAAGAGGAAGACATGGACTCCAGGATGGAAGACTTCCTCGGCACCATGAAAGAAGATTTTCTCAGGAAACTCAACCTTTCTGATGTGCCGCAAGAACACGGCAAGATTGACCCTCCGCAGTTCATGATGGAGCTATATAACAAGTACGCGTCTGATAGCACTGCGATCCCTCAGTCGGACGTCATACGGAGCTTCAGTGTCCAAG ATATCACACATTCCGAGTCGAGGCACAGGATGCTGTTCAACATCAGCATTCCCAGCCATGAAAGGATCACCACTGCTGAATTACAGCTCTTCTTCCTCCTGAATGGCAGGTCAGAGGCCGCCTCCCACGGTTTCAAGACCTCCGTCAATGTCTACAAAGCAGATTACCGTGACAGGAAATCCACGCCGCAGCTACTAGCTAGCAAAGAGTTGAGCAGCTCCCAGAACGTGTGGGCAACGTTAGATGTCACCTTAGCGATACAGAATGGAATCATGTCAGGCCACGGAATAACTGCATTGGATGTAGTCGTGCATGGGAATGGCTGCGGTGGTGGTACTGGTGATACTGGTCTGATGCTGAGCGCGTCACTGGGAGATAACACTTCAGCAGCTTTGATAGTCTTCTCAGACGACCTCAGCAGCAGGAGAAGGGAAGCCAAGAAAGAACTAAGAGAGATGATACTCCATGAAGAAGACGCCATCTTCCATGCGGGTACCGAGTGGAACACAGAGAATCGGCTCACCAACCACATTCCGGAAACTCAGCACCGTCGAAAGAGGAGAAAGGCAGAGAGGGAATACTGCAGAAGAACGTCCCTAAAAGTCAACTTTAAAGACATCGGCTGGGATAGATGGATTGTGGCGCCTCCAGAATACGATGCGTTTGAATGTCGGGGATTGTGCTACCACCCACTGACGGATGAATCCACCCCGTCCAAACACGCCCTCATCCAAACGCTAATGAACATCAGGAACCCCAAAAAGGCGAACATGGCGTGTTGTGTTCCCATCAAACTGGACCCCATCACCGTCATGTATCAAGAGAATGGACGCCTCACCATTAGACACTTGTACGAGGAAATGAAGGTGGCGGAGTGCGGATGCAGGTAG
- the rbp3 gene encoding retinol-binding protein 3 has protein sequence MAKVLFLVGSLLLLGNVVFIHAGFSPSLIVDMVKIVIDNYCSPEKLQGMKEAIAAASSNTEILNIPDGESLARVLSAGMQTTISDPRVTVSYEPNYVPVVAPEMPALPPEQLVAVLQNSIKLDILDGNVGYMRIDHILGEAAADKIGSLLVNLVWNKVLPTSALIFDLRHTSSGDITGMSYIVSYFTAAEPALHIDSVFDRPSNTTTKLWSMPTLLGERYGTLKPLIILTSKNTKGIAEDVAYCLQNLKRATVVGEKTAGGSVKLDKLKVADTDFYVTLPTAKSINPITGSTWELTGVTPNVEVNAEDALATAIKIVELRAKVPAIIEGSAALISENYAFEGIGVDVAAKLKDLLQNGEYSMVVSKNDLEEKLSADLNTLSGDKSLKTTSNTPALPPIDYTPEMFIELIKVSFQTDVFENNIGYLRFDMFGDFEEVKPIAQIIVEHVWNKVVNTDAMIIDLRNNLGGPTTAIAGFCSYFFDGDKQIVLDKLYDRQSGTTTELQTLPELTGPRYGSKKSLIILTSGATSGAAEEFVYIMKKHGRAMIVGETTSGSSHPPKTFRVGESDIFLSIPTVHCDTTTGPAWEGAGIAPHIPVSAAAALETAKGIFNKHLAGQK, from the exons ATGGCAAAGGTTCTGTTCCTGGTAGGATCTCTTCTACTTTTAGGAAATGTTGTCTTCATCCatgctgggttttctccgagtctCATCGTTGACATGGTAAAGATCGTTATTGACAATTACTGCTCACCAGAGAAGCTCCAAGGTATGAAGGAGGCCATTGCTGCAGCCAGCAGCAATACAGAGATCCTCAATATCCCAGATGGGGAATCTCTGGCTAGAGTCCTCAGCGCCGGAATGCAGACCACAATCAGTGATCCACGTGTGACGGTCTCCTATGAGCCCAACTACGTCCCCGTGGTCGCACCAGAGATGCCGGCTTTACCTCCTGAGCAGCTCGTCGCCGTACTCCAGAACTCCATCAAGCTGGACATCCTGGACGGCAACGTGGGCTACATGAGAATCGATCACATTCTCGGCGAAGCGGCCGCCGACAAAATCGGCTCTTTGCTGGTAAACCTGGTCTGGAATAAAGTCCTCCCGACTTCAGCTCTTATTTTTGACCTGCGCCACACGAGCAGCGGTGACATCACGGGAATGTCGTACATCGTGTCATACTTCACCGCAGCCGAGCCTGCCCTTCACATCGACAGCGTGTTCGACCGTCCCTCAAACACCACCACCAAGCTGTGGTCCATGCCCACACTGCTGGGGGAGCGCTACGGCACGCTGAAACCTctcattatcctcacaagcaaGAACACCAAGGGTATTGCCGAAGATGTTGCCTACTGCCTCCAAAACCTGAAGAGGGCCACCGTTGTCGGAGAGAAGACCGCCGGGGGTTCGGTCAAACTAGACAAACTCAAAGTGGCGGACACGGACTTCTACGTAACATTGCCAACTGCAAAGTCCATCAACCCCATCACCGGGTCAACCTGGGAGCTGACAGGCGTCACGCCCAATGTCGAAGTCAACGCGGAAGACGCCCTTGCGACGGCGATCAAGATAGTGGAACTTCGTGCCAAAGTGCCCGCCATCATTGAGGGGTCGGCGGCACTCATCTCTGAGAACTACGCTTTTGAGGGAATCGGGGTTGATGTCGCAGCGAAGCTGAAAGATCTCTTACAGAATGGCGAGTACAGCATGGTTGTCTCCAAGAATGACCTTGAAGAAAAGCTGTCTGCTGACCTAAACACCCTGTCTGGGGACAAGAGTCTGAAAACCACCAGTAACACCCCAGCCCTGCCGCCCATT GATTATACTCCAGAGATGTTCATTGAGCTCATCAAAGTCTCCTTCCAGACGGATGTTTTTGAGAACAACATCGGCTATCTACGTTTTGACATGTTTGGGGACTTTGAGGAGGTCAAACCCATTGCACAGATTATTGTGGAGCACGTGTGGAACAAGGTGGTCAACACTGACGCCATGATCATCGACCTGAG GAATAACCTTGGTGGCCCGACAACAGCTATCGCAGGTTTCTGCTCTTACTTCTTCGACGGCGACAAGCAGATTGTTCTGGACAAGCTGTACGACCGACAGTCTGGGACCACCACTGAACTCCAGACGCTGCCTGAACTCACTG GACCAAGGTACGGATCCAAGAAGAGCCTGATCATCCTCACCAGTGGAGCAACATCCGGCGCAGCAGAGGAGTTTGTCTACATCATGAAGAAACACGGCCGCGCTATGATAGTCGGAGAAACCACGTCCGGGTCATCCCACCCGCCCAAGACCTTCCGCGTTGGTGAGAGCGACATCTTCCTCAGCATTCCCACGGTCCACTGCGACACAACAACCGGGCCAGCCTGGGAAGGAGCTGGCATTGCACCTCACATCCCCGTCTCAGCCGCCGCCGCCCTTGAAACGGCCAAGGGCATTTTTAACAAGCACTTGGCAGGGCAGAAGTAA